The window AGAGAGCACGCGCTCACCGTCCCACGCTTCCGCAAGGAGGACCCTCCACGCCATGCTCTCCTCGCCGCCAATGGCGACATCCTGCGTGGCGTGATCGAAGCCGCCACGGCAGACCACTTCGCCGTACGCTCCGGCCTCGAAAACATCCAGGTTCCCCGCGATCGGGTCAAAGCCGCTGTCTGGCTCGTCAAGCCTTTCGACGACATCAATGCCGCCTTCGAAGCACGTGATAAGGAGCAATCACCACCCCTCATCACCCACTGGCTGCTGCTCAACAATGGCGGCCGCCTCGGCCTCAAAGTCACCCGCTTTGCCGAAGATTCCGTCTTCGGCACCAGCCCCCTTCTCGGAGAGTGCCACGTGCCTCTCCCACAGATTCATGGCATCCGCAGCACCACGCCTCCTGACAGCTCCGCCATGCTCGCCCTCCGCGACTGGAAGCTCAAATTCGCCCCGGAGCCCGTCCTTCCAGAGTCTGGCGGCCAGAGCTCCCCGCTGCTCAATCAGGAGGCCAAGCCCTTCAAGCTCCCCCTCCTCTCAGGCGGCGACTTCGATCTCTCCCAGGAAAAGGGCAAGGTCATCGTCCTCGACTTCTGGGCCACCTGGTGCGGCCCCTGCATCAAGTCTCTCCCCCAGTTGATCGACTCCATGTCCCCCTTCGATTCAAAGCTGGTCCGCTTCATCGGCGTCAATCAGGCCGAAGACAAGGAAACCGTGAAAGCCTTTCTCGAAACTCGCGGCTGGACGTTCGAAGTCGCTCTCGATGCCGCCCAGCGCGTCGGCCAGAGCTTCGGCGTCGAAGGCATCCCCCACACCGTTGTCATCGGTCCCGATGGCAGGATCGCCTACATCAAAACCGGCTACGAGTCAGACGGCGCGGAAAAGATCGCCCAAGCCGTGAAGAAGCTCCTCAAAAAATAGCTTCTCTTTCAAATGAAACAGGCGCGGCTTCCAACATAAGCCGCGCCTGTCGTTTGTTGATGTTCTGCCATTCTCTCCGCCGCAGCTCAGATGATCCGAAGCTCATCCTCGCACAGCGGCGGAGAGGCACACACGGCTAGAAATTCGCCCGGATGCCAGCCTTCGCATACTGCGTCGTCTGGCTGCCGTAGTGGCCTTCGTAGCCCAGGTAGCCCGTCAGCGTCTTCGTGATGTCATACCCTGCGTTCAGCTGCACCACGCCCTGCGTGCTGCCCGTCTTCGCAAAGTTCATCCCGTAGCTCGCTGATGGCACCGTCGCCACGCTCAGCCCCATCTGACTCTTCGTGTTGATGAAGTACTGCTGCACCGAGGCCGCCAGTTCCACGTTCAGCGCATGACCGCCGAGGTCCGTGCTCCACAGCGCAGACACGCCCGCTTCTCCCATGAACCGGTTGTTGTTGTACCCGCCCACGTTGAGTGCGTCGATCGCTCCGCTTTCCGTAAAGCCTGCCACATGCGAGTGCGAATAGCTCAGCGACACACGCGGTGCTATCGACACACCGCCCACTCGCCAGCCCTTGTACTGCACACCCAGGAAGCCCACGTAGCTCGTCACGTCCGTGCCGCCCTTCACCGTGCCGTTCACCGTCTGGCGCGTCGTGTCCATGTTCTGCTCGTTGAAGCCAAAGCTGCCAAAGAACGTAAAGCTCTTCGCCACCACATAGCGGCCAAACGCCATCACTCCCCAGCCATCAGACTTCGCACTGCCCAGCGCAGCCTTGATGCTGCCCTGGCTGCCGCTGCCAGCGATGCCAAACACATAGTCCTCCGATGCCAGCAGGTTCACTCCTGCATAGTAGTCATTGCGTGTTCCCTTGGCTGCATCAGCAGTGTTCAGGTTCGCATACGTGTAGCCTGTGAAGAATGACAGCACCTCAGGCACCTGGCTCAGGCGGTCTTCGTCCAGCTGGCTCGGCACATAGCTCATCGGAGACACACGGTCCTGCACGCTGCGCACCAGCACCTGGTTGCCCATGAAAGCATAGTCGGCCAGGGAGCCGTAGTACTCAGGTGTGTAGCGTGCCAGATCGGCGGAGGAGCCACCCGTCGCATCGGTGATCTGCAGCGCCAGTCTGCCCGCCGTGGTGGACGAGTCGATCTGGTTCTGTCCCACCCACGCTGCATTGAAGATCGCCGCCGCAGCCGCACGTTGATTCGCCGTGCTGCCGAGATCTGCAATCGTGTTCGTCGTGCTGTTCAGGCCCGTCGCAGTCATGGCTCCTGTGTTCACGTCGAACACAAAGCCCGCCGAGTCCGGATTCACCGGACCGCTGCCAGTCGGGTCAAACGTCACCGTCGTGAAAGTGCCCGTCAGATGATTGATCGGCACCGCGCCGCCAGGACCGGAGATGATCTGGAAGGAGTCGCCCTGTTTCGGGATGAATCCACTATAGCCGCTCACATTCAGCGTTCCGCCGATGGTTAGCGTCGCACCTGCGGCGATCTGCACCTGGTCAAAGTCCGTGCCGCCCACGCCGCCGAGTCCGGCCAGCTGTGCATTATACGTGCCAGTCAGCGCCGGGCTGAGGCCAAAGCCGGTCATGTTCAGCACCCCCGGCGAGAAACCAGGAGATACCGTACCCAGGATAATCACATTACCCGTGCCGATGAACGTGATGTTCCCCGAGATGGTCGATCCCGCCGGCAGGATGAAGTCATGGTTGCCGATGTTGATCACGCCGCCAGTCCTGTCCAGGCTGGTCAGTGTGGTGAAGTTGATCGTCCCGCCGCCGCTCAGATCCAGCACGCTGCCGTTGGCAATCGTGATTGTCGTGCTGTTCAGCGTCGCTCCGCTGCCGATGATCAGCCCGTTGTCGATCTCCGTGTTCTGCGTCGTCGTCGTGCCGCTTCCCAGCGTCAGCGAGCCGCCGCCACCACCACCGCCACCGATGGTGAGGTTCGTGGTGGGTGCATCAATCACACCGGTAAAGCTGCCGCCGTTGGACACGATCAGCTGGTTGCCGTTTGTGCGCACCGTTCCGGAGCCCAGCAGCGTCTGGATCGTCTCCGCACCGCTGGTGTAGTTCAGGTTCAGTATCCCGTTCACCGTCACAGTGGCAGTGTTTAAGATCAGCTCAGGCGCATTCAGGTTCAGTGTGCTCAGCGCGTTGATCACCACATTCGCTGCGGCACTTGTCGCATTCAGGTTCACCAGGCCGTTCGTCGTCAGCGTGCCGCTGCCCAGGCTCGTGTTCACCACCGAGCCGTCGTTCAGGTTGTAGGTCAGCGCGTTCAGCTTGCCCGGGCCGTTGATCGTTCCCGCACTCGTGTAGGTGTTCACCGTGTCATCCGTGTTGCCAAGGTTGATCGTGCCGTTGTTGTACAGGTTCGCCGCAGAGGAAAGTCCGCCCGCCTTGCTGTCCATGATCACACCTGCAGCCACGTTCACCGTCTTGCTCTCCAGGCTGCCACTCAGGTCGATGTTGCCTCCGTTGAAGTTCGTCGTTCCTGTGTAGGTGTTTGCGCCAGACAGCGTCAGCTTCCCGCTTCCAGTCTTGCTCAAGATCGAGGAATCCGCACCGCTGATCACACCCGAGAAAACGGTGTCCACATTCGAGTACGTCGCCAGCGTGTTGGACTGCAGGTCGATGCTGCCTGCTCCGGAGATGCTGCTCAGCGTCTCGTTGCCGCCCAGACGGAAGGTCGCGCCAGAGGCCACGATCAGATCCGAGAGGTTGTCGATCCGCTCGTTGCCGGAGGTTTCCAGCGTGCCCGCATTCACCGTCGTGTCACCTGTGTAGGTGTTCGCTCCGGAGAGCGTCAGCTTGCCGCTGCCCTGCTTCGTCAGAGAGCCGCCCGTTCCACCCGCGATGCCGCCATCGCTGATCACACCCGCCATCAGCGTGTTCGTGCTGTCGCCCACCGTCAGATTCTTCGCACCCAGAAACGCCTGGCTGCCCGCCACTCCTGCGATAGACGCGATTGTCTCACCCACGGCAGTGATGCCAGAAATGTCAAACACACCCGTGGAGCTGGTGATGTTCACCGCGCTCAGATCAGACAGTGCGCCATCGCCAGACAGTGCCAAAGTGCCGCCGGAGATCGTCGTCGCTCCAGTGTAAGTGTCAGCCGCCGTGAAGGTCATCGTACCGCTGCCCGTTTTGGTAAACGATCCGCCTGTTCCGCTGATCACACCCGCCACCGTCGTATCGGTGCTGGTGCCTGCAGTCAGGTTCTTCGCGCCCAGCACCACGGCGGAGCCGGCCACGCTGGAAAGCGCCGCCACCGTCTCGCCGCTCGCGCTCTTCGCGGAAATGTCCAGCACGCTGCTGCTGTCGGTCAGGCTCACATCACTGCTGTCTGCCAGCGATCCGTTGCCGGAGAGCGCCAGAGTGCCTCCGCTGATCGTCGTCGCACCTGTGTAGGTGTTTGCTGCGGTCAGCGTCAGCTTGCCGCTGCCAGTCTTGGTAAAGGAGCCGCCGCTCCCGCTGATCACGCCCGCCATCGTCGTGTCGCTCGATCCTCCTGCCGTCAGCTTCTTGCTGCCCAGCACAGCCTTGGATCCGCTCACACCCGAGATCGAGCCAACCGTCTCGCCGCTCGCGCTGATGCCCGAGATGTCAAACGTGCTGCTCGCACCCGTGAGGTTCACCGCAGACGTATCCGCCAGCGCACCGCTGCCAGTCAGCGCCAAAGTGCCGTTGCTGATCGTCGTGCCACCCGTGTAGGTGTTCGCCGCTGTCAGTGTCAGTGTGCCTCCGCCCTGCTTCGTCAGAGAGCCGCCGGTTCCACCATAGATGCCGCCATCGCTGATCACACCCGCCACCGTCGTGTTGTTGCTGTCACCCACCGTCAGGTTCTTCGCACCCAGGCTCACCGTGGTGCTCGTCCCTGCGCTGATCGAAGCCAGCGTCTGCCCCGTGGCGATCAGCCCCGAGATATCAAAGCTCGTTCCATTCGCCAGAGTCAGCGCCATCGTGTTCACCAGAGAGCCCGCGGAAGCCAGCGCCAGTCCGCCGCCGTTCACCGTTGTCGTGCCGGTGTATGCGTTCGCGCCCGTCAGCACCACGGTGCCTTTGTGCGTCGCATCACCCAGCGTCAGAGATCCGCTGGAGATCACTCCGCCCAGCACTGCATAGTCCACGTTCGCGGTCGTGCCGCTCAGCGTGGCGTCATTCGCCATCACCAGGATCGTGCGGTTGTCATTGTTCAGGTTGATGTTGTTTTGAAACAACACCTTGTTCGTCGCATAAACAGACCCAAACACCAGCGCGTTGTTGTTCGGCACAAAGCTGTTCGCGGCCCACTTCATCGTCTGGCCGTTGCTCAGGTTCACTGTCAGGTCACCGTTCACCGCGGCAAAACCACCGCTCCCCGTCCACTGCAGCCGGTTGCTTTGCGTTCCCACAAAACGCGTGATGCTCCCCTCCGTCCCGTCCGCCATCAGCACCGCATCAGACGTCGGCGTTCCGGCGATGTTGATGTTGCTGTCCCAGTAGATGCCTGTGCCGTCAGTCGCTTGCAGCGTGCCACCCTGGATGATCGTCTGCCCGGAGTACACATTCGCTCCGTTGAACTGCACCAGCCCGCTCTGGATGTACACATCCGCACCAGACCCCGAGGGAATCCTGCTTGTACCGCCGGAGGGGATGATCGAGGACGCGCTGTCATCCGCGATCGACGTGTTGTACGGGTTCCCGTTGAAGGTGATCTTGTTCCCTGCACCCGGGTCCAGCCTCAGAGTGGCTCCCTTCATCAAAAAGATGTCTGTGCCCACGCCGATGCCGCTCGCGCCGTCCGTCGCATTGTTTCCTGTTCCGTTCTGCCCTTGTCCGCCACGGGCGCCATTGTTGTCAAACAAAGCATTGCCTGTGATATGCAGCGTCGCTCCATTCCGCACAAAGATCGCTCCACCAAAACCTGAGCCGCCTGCGCCGCCGCCAGACAAAGTGTTGTACCCGCTGCCGCTGGCTCCGGCACCACCGCCAAAGCCTCCGGCTCCCCCGGTGCCCCCGCTGCCGTCCAGGCCGTTCGGGCGGCTGCCGGAAAGCTCGCTCCATCCGGAAAAGCTCGGCGTCGGATTCGTCACCGTCGTCACTGCCGGGTGGTACGTTCCGTTCACCATGCGGTCAGTGTAAAAGGACGCTGTCGTATTATAGTTTGCCCCGAGCGGATTGGTGTTCTGCACCGGATTCCCCTGGTCATCCTGCCCGGCGTAGCGCTGCACCTGGTCATAGTAGCCAGGTGTCGTGCTCACAGAGCCTTGGTCACCCGTCACCGGCACCAGTGCTGCTGGCAGTCCCCAAGTCGCACCCGCACCGCCCGTGCCGCCATTTCCACCTGCACCACCACCGGCTCCAAATCCGCCCATGCCGCCGGAGCCACCAGAGCCGGCGTCACCACCGGCCGCACCACCCACCCCCGCCAGCAGGGAGCCAAATCCAGGCTGTCCTCCTGAGCCCCCGTCGCCACCACTGCCGCCGGGTGCACCACCAAAGCCAAAACCGCTGCTCCCACCCTGGCCGCCGGAACCCGCCGTGCCACCATACCCGATCTGGCCGGTCGCCAGCGCGGTATCAAACGACACCACTGCGGCGATCGCAGACGCCAGATTGATCACTTTCACGGCCACGTCGGCTGCGTCACCTGCCGCCACATTTGCGGTCAGCGGGTTCGCTGCATCAGCCGCGGTTTGGGTGGTTCCCGCCGTCAGGTCGATCGTCGCCGCCACCACAGCCGCCAGGAGCAGCGGACTGCTGCTGCCCCCGTGCGTGCCGTCACTGCCATTTCCACCTGCTCCACCATAGCCCACCGTGCTGTTCGCTCCGTTGCCACCTCGGCTGCCATTGGCCCCGTTGATGTCCGCCAGCATGTCATACGGGGGGGTGTAGCCATTGCTGCCGGAGTTCGCTGCACTGCCGGTGTTGAAAAGATTGTTCAGGGAGCCTCCATACTGCCCCACTCCTCCATTCCCCCCCTGCACGTTGTTCGACAGGAAGTTCACATTGTTCAGTGTCACCGTCGCGCCAGTGTTGATGAACAGCGCTCCCCCCATCCCAGCCCCACCCCCGCTGCCGTCCCCGCCACGGGTCGAGAAGTTCTGCAGCGTCACGTTGCTGATGTTCAGGGAACCCGAACTCACAAAGTAGCCAGTCCCGCTGTTCCCATCTATGATGCCATTGCTGTCCGCATTGGCGCTGGTGATGGTGTTCGTGCCGTTCAGGATCGTCCCTGGAAGGACATCAGCCACCGTTTTGGGCGGTAGCGCTAGGTGCAGTGACAAAACCGCAGCAAGCACTGCTTGCGGGATTTTTTTATAATGCGAGTGTTTTCGTTTCATGCGCAGTGTTTGAACTTGTGACTATGTCAATTATTGACATTATGATTGTTCTAACAGATGCGTATAAATGTAAAATTCATCATCCCGTAAGGCTTAGCTTACCTAACAGTCGGGAAGGCAATAGCTTCGTGCTCGGTTGGATTTGAGCCAAAACTCAATCAATCAATTCATTATGAATTGATTATGACACACCTTATTTTCAGCCCGCCATCCCACATGTGGCGCTGCTCTTGCCCTAAATAGCTTACCCCCAACCCCTTAAATTCTAATAAATACAAAGAAACAGGCGCGACCCCCATGAAAAGATCGCGCCTGCGTTGATCAAAGCAATTCGAGACTTTCTTCAGCACCCGCCGGATGGAGATCAGCTTCCACCCTAGGCTGATGCTGAAGTTTCTTCAAACCACTTAGAAATTAGCCCGGATGCCAGCCTTCGCATACTGCGTCGTCTGGCTGCCATAGTGGCCTTCGTAGCCCAGGTAGCCCGTCAGCACCTTCGTGATGTCATACCCTGCGTTCAGCTGTAGCACGGCCTGCGTGCTGCCCACCTTCGCAAAGTTCATCCCGTAGTTCGCCGTCGGCACCGTCGCCACGCTCAGCCCCATCTGGCTCTTCGTGTTCACCAGATACTGCTGCACCGAGGCAGCCAGTTCCACGTTCAGCCCATGTCCACCGATGTCCGTGCTCCACAGCGCGGAGGCACCAGCTTCGGCCACAAAGCGATTGTCGTGATAGCCGCTCACATTCAGTGCATCGACTGCTCCCGTTTCCGAGAAGCCGCCCACGCTCGTGTGAGAGTAGCTCAGCGACACACGTGGTGCTATCGACACACCACCCACTCGCCAGCCCTTGTACTGCACACCCAGGAAGCCCACGTAGCTGGACACATCCGTGCCGCCCTTCACCGTGCCGTTCACCGTCTGGCGCGTCGTGTCCATCGTCTGCTCGTTGAAGCCGAAGCTGCCAAAGAACGTGAAGCTCTTCGCCACCACATAGCGGCCAAATGCCATCAATCCCCAGCCATCAGACTTCGCACTGCCCAGCGCAGCCTTGATGCTGCCGGAGCTGCCGCTGCCCGCGATGCCAAACACATAATCCTCAGACGCCAGCAGGTTCACTCCTGCATAGTAGTCATTGCGTGTTCCCTTGGCTGCATCTGCAGTGTTCAGGTTCGCATACGTGTAGCCCGTGAAGAACGACATCACCTCAGGCACCTGGCTCAGGCGGTCTTCGTCCAGCTGGCTCGGCACATAGCTCATCGGGGACACACGGTCCTGCACGCTGCGCACCAGCACCTGGTTGCCCATGAAGGCATAGTCAGAGAGGGAGCCATAATACTCAGGCGTGTAGCGCGCCAGGTCACCGGAGGCGCTGCCCGCAGCGTCCGTGATCTGCAGCGCCAGTCTGCCCGCCGTGGTGGACGAGTCGATCTGGTTCTGCCCCACCCAGGCTGCATTGAAGATCGCTGCAGCTGCGGCGCTCTGGTTTGAGTTGTTGCCCAGCTGAGAGATGGTGCTGTTTGCATCATTCAGGCCGGTGGCCGTCATCTTGCCGGTGTTCACATCAAACACCATGGCGGCGTTCACCACCGGAGCTCCAGGACCGGCGATGCCGTCGGCATCATAGGTCACCGTCGAGAAGGTTCCCGTGAGATGGTTGATCGGCACGGCACCGGCAGGGCCGGAGATGATCTGGAAGGACTCGCCCTGCTTCGGCATGAAGCCGCTGTAGTTAGCCACATTCAGCGCGTTGCTGATCGTCAGCGTTGCTCCAGTGGCCAGCTGCACCTGGTCAAAGTCCGTGCCGCCCACACCACCGGTTCCGGCAAGTTCAGCTTTGAACGCGCCGCCAAGGGAAGGGCTCAGGCCTGCAAGGGTCAGATCGATCACACCAGGAGAATGTCCTGGAGCAATGGTGCCCAGGATGATGACGTTGCCAGTGCCGACGAACTTGATGTCACCAGAAATCGTGGAACCCACCGGCACAATGAAATCATGGCTGCCGATGTTGATGATGCCAGGAGCACTGCCGCTAGGAGTCGTCAGCGTCGTGAAGGTGATCGTGCCACCGCTGCTGAGATCCAGCGTGCTGCCGTTGGAAATCGTGATCGTGCCGCTGTTGAGCGTCGCGCCGCTGCCGATGGTGAGACCGCTGTCAACGTTGGTGCTCTGCGTGGTGGTGGTGCCACCGCCCAGAGTCAAACCACCGCCGCCACCGCCACCGCCAGTACCACCACCTGTGCTAAGAGAAGAGCCGGGTGCGTCCAAGGTGCCTGTGAAGTTGCCGCCATCAGCCACGACAAGTGCATAGCCATTGGTATGGATGGTGCCTGAGCCAGACAGGGTCTGGAAGGTTGCTCCGCCACCATTGAGATTAAGAACACCGTTGACGTTAACTGACGCCGTGTGGGAGAGCAGATCAGCGCCGCCGAGGTTCAAAGTACCGCCGCTGTTCACCGTGACCAAGCTCGCTTCAGCAGACTGGTTCAGCGTGACATTGCCGTTAACAACGATGGTGCCGGTGCCAAGCTTGGCATCCAGGATGCTGCCGTCGTTCAGGTTGTAGGTCGTTGCCGTCAGAGTTGCCGTGCCTTTGATGTTTCCGCTGTTGTTCAGGGTGGTGATCGTGTCGTTAACGGATCCCAGGTTCAGCGTGCCGGCGTTCGTCACTGTCGAGACTGAGGCCAGACCGCCGTTTGTGCTGTTCAGCGTGGAGGTCGCGGACACATTGACAGTGTTGCTCGCCAGGCTGCCCGTCAGGTCCACTCTGCCGTTGTTGATGTTCGTGATGCCGGTGTACGTGCTTGCACCTTGCAGCACCACCGTGCCATCATGATTGGTATCGTTGATGTTAAACGAAGCTCCGCCCGTTGTATCCGAGATCTTGCCGCTCAGATAAACCGTGGATCCGGCTGGAGTGCCGTCAGCATTCGTGCCAGAAGCCGCGCTGGATGTCGTCGAAAGGACTGTCGCGTTGCCGCCTTTGAGATCCATGTTGTTCTGGAAGATGACATTGTTGGTCGCCTGATCGGCGCCAAACACCAATGCATTGCCGCTGGACACGAACCCGTTCTCTCCCCACTTCAGGGTCTGGTTGTTGCTGAGGTTCACCGTCAGATCTCCACCAACAGCAGCAAAACCGCCGCTGCCCGTCCACTGCACTCGATTGCTCTGTGCGCCGACGTAGCGTGTGAAGTCGGCAACAGTCCCGTCGGACATCAGCACCGCGTTGGAGGTCAGGCTGCCGGCAAAGTTGATGTTGCTGTCCCAGTAGATGCCTTCGCTATCGTTGGCCTGCAGTGTACCACCTTCGATCCTCGTCTGGCCGGAATACAGGTTCGCACCCACAAACTGAACGAGACCGCTCCGGATGACTACGTCCGCACCGCTGCCGGAAGGAGTGTCCGTAGGGCCACCCGAAGGAATGATGGAAGCCGCGGCGTCATCGGAAATGCCGGTCCCGTACGGGTTGCCGTTGAAGGTGATCACGTTTCCGGTGCTGTATTTGTCGGCGTCGAGAATGAGGGTGGCACCCTTCATCAAGAACAAGTCGGAACCTCCCCCGATGCCGCTCTGGCCAATGGTAGCACCACTCGACCGTGGCTGGCCGTTGCCACTGCGGATGCCGTTTCCATCAAACAAAGTGTTGCCCGTGATGGTGAGCGAGCCGCCAGTGCGAATGAAAATCGCGCCCCCAAAGCCATTGCCTCCCTCTCCACCGCCCTGGGGAGTGAGGTTATCGAGGCCGGTGGCACCCATGCCGCCGCCGAAGCCACCCATACCGCCAGGACCAGCTCCGCCCTGGCCGCCACCACCAGCAAGACCGGCAAAGGAGCTGCCCGGAGCGCCGCCGGCCCCACCATTGCCACCTCGGCCACCGCCAGCGCCGAAGCCACCGATACCACCAGGCCCGCCGTCACCGCCGCCGCCTCCTGAAGCACCACCGGCTCCATTGCCGCCATTGCCGCCATCACCGCCCCGGCCACCTCCATTAAAATCGCCGCCGTTGCCACCGACACCACCATTGCCACCATCACCACCAAAACCGACATAGCCAGCCTGATTCATGGCAATGTAAGCTGCCGCCTGCAATCCGTATGTCACCGCCTGGGCACTGCTCGAAGCCGCCTCCGCGCCCGATTTCGTGGCGCCAGCAGGTTCGGTGACAGGGTTGGAGGCTCCCAGGGCTTCAATCACCGCCCTGGCCGTGTAAAAGGCCGCCAGCGCCGTGTTGATCGGATCGATATCCCATCCATCACCGCCATTGCCGCCATTGCCACCATTGCCGCCAGCGACTTGGGGAGCGCCGTTGGCCCCGTTGGAGGCATGGAAGCCGTTGCCGCCATTGCCGTCATTCATGAAGATGCGGACGCCAAGGAAGGTGTCCAGAAACTCACGACCATCCGAGCCGTTGGCTGCCTTGGTGGTGTTGCTGAACAGGTTGTTCAGCGTGCCGCCGGTCGTTCCCACCCCCCCGTTGCCCCCAGCCGCATTGTTGGAGAGGAAGTTCACGTTGTTAAGCTCGACATTAGTACCCGAGTTAATGAACAACGCCCCGCCCATGCCCGCGCCACCGCCGCTGCCATCACCGCCTTTGACGGCGAAGTTTTGCAGAGTGACGTTGCTCAGGTTCAAATTTCCTGACTGCAGGAAAAAGCCGTTGCTGCCGTTGCCATTGATGATGGCACCTCCTCCGTCGTAGGTGTAGTTTACACCTGCTCCACCATTCATGATGTTGCCGTAGGTGGCGTCCACCGCGTAGGCGGGTTTCATAAACAGTGACAGCGATGTGATCGCCGCCAGCGCCGCTCGCGGCGCCTTACGGAATACTTTTCGGTATATGGGATGTTGTGTTTTCATGGGTATGCACGGAGTCGTGCATCCGGCATCCACAGCTTCCCGGCCCATGTGTTACCTCACAGGTGAAGAAAATTTTACTTCACCGCAGATTTTTCCTTCGCCAGCTCCTTTTCCGCCCTGGCAAGCCTCTTTCTCGCCTTGGGCAGGGCTATCCCGCTCAACTGGGGTTTCGCATCGCCGGCCGTTTCCAGTCCCAGGATGGCTTTCTTCAGCAGCGGCACGGCCTCGGCAGGTTTGTTCTGGTCTGTCAGCTCATCCGCCAGATTGGAGAGGTCGGCATAGTGCTGCACGTCCTCCGGCTGGTGTTTCTGCATCACTTGCACCAGGTCTCGCAGGATGCGCTCCGCGTTCACATGATCATTGCGGGCGGCATAGGCTTTTGCCAGCTCGCGCATCACCCCGTCAGCATCAGCGGGCAGGCCTCCGTTCTCTGTTCGCACCCGCTG is drawn from Prosthecobacter vanneervenii and contains these coding sequences:
- a CDS encoding autotransporter-associated beta strand repeat-containing protein; this translates as MKRKHSHYKKIPQAVLAAVLSLHLALPPKTVADVLPGTILNGTNTITSANADSNGIIDGNSGTGYFVSSGSLNISNVTLQNFSTRGGDGSGGGAGMGGALFINTGATVTLNNVNFLSNNVQGGNGGVGQYGGSLNNLFNTGSAANSGSNGYTPPYDMLADINGANGSRGGNGANSTVGYGGAGGNGSDGTHGGSSSPLLLAAVVAATIDLTAGTTQTAADAANPLTANVAAGDAADVAVKVINLASAIAAVVSFDTALATGQIGYGGTAGSGGQGGSSGFGFGGAPGGSGGDGGSGGQPGFGSLLAGVGGAAGGDAGSGGSGGMGGFGAGGGAGGNGGTGGAGATWGLPAALVPVTGDQGSVSTTPGYYDQVQRYAGQDDQGNPVQNTNPLGANYNTTASFYTDRMVNGTYHPAVTTVTNPTPSFSGWSELSGSRPNGLDGSGGTGGAGGFGGGAGASGSGYNTLSGGGAGGSGFGGAIFVRNGATLHITGNALFDNNGARGGQGQNGTGNNATDGASGIGVGTDIFLMKGATLRLDPGAGNKITFNGNPYNTSIADDSASSIIPSGGTSRIPSGSGADVYIQSGLVQFNGANVYSGQTIIQGGTLQATDGTGIYWDSNINIAGTPTSDAVLMADGTEGSITRFVGTQSNRLQWTGSGGFAAVNGDLTVNLSNGQTMKWAANSFVPNNNALVFGSVYATNKVLFQNNINLNNDNRTILVMANDATLSGTTANVDYAVLGGVISSGSLTLGDATHKGTVVLTGANAYTGTTTVNGGGLALASAGSLVNTMALTLANGTSFDISGLIATGQTLASISAGTSTTVSLGAKNLTVGDSNNTTVAGVISDGGIYGGTGGSLTKQGGGTLTLTAANTYTGGTTISNGTLALTGSGALADTSAVNLTGASSTFDISGISASGETVGSISGVSGSKAVLGSKKLTAGGSSDTTMAGVISGSGGSFTKTGSGKLTLTAANTYTGATTISGGTLALSGNGSLADSSDVSLTDSSSVLDISAKSASGETVAALSSVAGSAVVLGAKNLTAGTSTDTTVAGVISGTGGSFTKTGSGTMTFTAADTYTGATTISGGTLALSGDGALSDLSAVNITSSTGVFDISGITAVGETIASIAGVAGSQAFLGAKNLTVGDSTNTLMAGVISDGGIAGGTGGSLTKQGSGKLTLSGANTYTGDTTVNAGTLETSGNERIDNLSDLIVASGATFRLGGNETLSSISGAGSIDLQSNTLATYSNVDTVFSGVISGADSSILSKTGSGKLTLSGANTYTGTTNFNGGNIDLSGSLESKTVNVAAGVIMDSKAGGLSSAANLYNNGTINLGNTDDTVNTYTSAGTINGPGKLNALTYNLNDGSVVNTSLGSGTLTTNGLVNLNATSAAANVVINALSTLNLNAPELILNTATVTVNGILNLNYTSGAETIQTLLGSGTVRTNGNQLIVSNGGSFTGVIDAPTTNLTIGGGGGGGGSLTLGSGTTTTQNTEIDNGLIIGSGATLNSTTITIANGSVLDLSGGGTINFTTLTSLDRTGGVINIGNHDFILPAGSTISGNITFIGTGNVIILGTVSPGFSPGVLNMTGFGLSPALTGTYNAQLAGLGGVGGTDFDQVQIAAGATLTIGGTLNVSGYSGFIPKQGDSFQIISGPGGAVPINHLTGTFTTVTFDPTGSGPVNPDSAGFVFDVNTGAMTATGLNSTTNTIADLGSTANQRAAAAAIFNAAWVGQNQIDSSTTAGRLALQITDATGGSSADLARYTPEYYGSLADYAFMGNQVLVRSVQDRVSPMSYVPSQLDEDRLSQVPEVLSFFTGYTYANLNTADAAKGTRNDYYAGVNLLASEDYVFGIAGSGSQGSIKAALGSAKSDGWGVMAFGRYVVAKSFTFFGSFGFNEQNMDTTRQTVNGTVKGGTDVTSYVGFLGVQYKGWRVGGVSIAPRVSLSYSHSHVAGFTESGAIDALNVGGYNNNRFMGEAGVSALWSTDLGGHALNVELAASVQQYFINTKSQMGLSVATVPSASYGMNFAKTGSTQGVVQLNAGYDITKTLTGYLGYEGHYGSQTTQYAKAGIRANF